The proteins below are encoded in one region of Phaseolus vulgaris cultivar G19833 chromosome 1, P. vulgaris v2.0, whole genome shotgun sequence:
- the LOC137813373 gene encoding uncharacterized protein yields the protein MSGSGSNSSELNRSASASSTRSKNAPGNRTDVGWKHGIDINGNGKKVKCSYCSKTMSGGIFRFKHHLAGTREDSEPCCSVPEEIRDLMIKIVAEAKQASLKKRKLNIIDEDQGCEGLEERQHIFGSKGKEKVGSRGAVQATINQMMKKGYKEEVDAQVAEFFYTSAIPFNVIKNPAFTKMCEMIGKYGAGYKPPSYHDIREKLLKQAIDKTDLVLQEYKEEWKKTGCTIMSDGWTDKKRRSICNFLVNSPKGTVFMYSLDTSDISKTADKVFKMLDDVVELVGEENVVQVVTDNAANFKAAGELLMQKREHLYWTPCAAHCIDLSFEDFEKKLKVHELTIKKGRKITTYIYGRSMLISMLKKFTKERDLIRPGVTRFATAYLTLGCLHELKASLLTMFSSEEWKTSKFGTSQEGKKVENMILDNRFWKNISTCLKVAAPLMVVLRLVDSDAKPAMGFIYEEMDRAKEKIKNNFNHIKKSYEEVWKIIDARWDNQLHRPLHAAAYYLNPQFHYEPEFRSDDPEVKEGLYTSMRRLVKDAAERRIINVQLVEYHFGRGAFAMDDAKESRKTILPGEWWEMFGYRTPELKRFAIRILSLTCSSSGCERNWSSFEMVHTKRRNHLHQKKMNDLLYVMYNLKLSNKQIRKTVALPFDDIQSDDEWITEEGDNIDEIDQVQDANVHLNPAITVPTLDAFDLENLTLMSMWMKMKMKMEMMMEMMMEMMEERISLEDWTWKFEFLII from the exons ATGTCTGGGAGTGGATCAAATTCAAGTGAGCTCAATAGAAGTGCATCTGCATCTTCTACTAGAAGTAAAAATGCTCCAGGAAATAGAACTGATGTTGGATGGAAGCATGGGATAGATATTAATGGCAATGGTAAAAAAGTGAAGTGTAGTTATTGTTCAAAGACTATGAGTGGAGGAATATTCAGGTTCAAACATCATCTTGCTGGAACTAGGGAGGACTCTGAACCTTGTTGTTCTGTTCCAGAAGAAATAAGAGATTTGATGATAAAAATTGTTGCAGAAGCTAAGCAAGCCtctttgaaaaaaagaaagttaaatataATTGATGAAGACCAAGGATGTGAGGGGCTTGAAGAAAGACAACATATATTTGGTtctaaaggaaaagaaaaagttggTAGTAGGGGGGCAGTTCAAGCTACCATAAATCAAATGATGAAGAAAGGTTATAAAGAAGAAGTGGATGCTCAAGTTGCTGAATTTTTTTACACAAGTGCCATTCCgtttaatgtaattaaaaatcCAGCTTTTACAAAGATGTGTGAAATGATTGGAAAATATGGAGCTGGCTATAAACCTCCATCTTATCATGATATTAGAGAAAAACTATTGAAGCAAGCAATTGACAAAACTGATTTAGTGCTTCAAGAATACAAGGAAGAGTGGAAGAAAACAGGTTGCACAATCATGTCTGATGGGTGGACAGATAAAAAGAGGCGTTCTATTTGCAACTTCTTGGTAAATAGTCCTAAAGGAACTGTTTTTATGTATTCATTGGACACCTCGGACATATCAAAAACTGCAGATAAAGTTTTTAAGATGCTGGATGATGTTGTTGAATTAGTTGGAGAAGAAAATGTGGTACAAGTGGTGACTGATAATGCTGCAAATTTCAAGGCAGCTGGAGAGTTGTTGATGCAAAAAAGGGAGCATTTGTATTGGACCCCATGTGCTGCCCACTGCATTGATTTGAGTTttgaagattttgaaaagaagttgAAGGTCCATGAGCTTACTATCAAGAAAGGAAGAAAGATCACCACTTATATTTATGGCAGATCAATGCTAATCAGCATGTTGAAGAAGTTCACAAAAGAAAGAGACTTGATAAGACCGGGTGTAACTAGATTTGCCACCGCTTATTTAACTCTAGGTTGTCTTCATGAACTGAAAGCCTCATTATTGACCATGTTCAGTTCTGAAGAATGGAAAACAAGTAAATTTGGAACTTCACAAGAggggaaaaaggttgaaaatatGATATTAGACAACCGATTTTGGAAGAATATCTCCACGTGCCTCAAAGTTGCTGCCCCTCTTATGGTGGTCCTAAGATTGGTGGATTCAGATGCAAAACCTGCAATGGGTTTCATATATGAAGAGATGGATCGTGCAAAGGAGAAGATTAAGAACAATTTTAATCATATTAAGAAAAG CTATGAAGAGGTTTGGAAAATAATTGATGCACGATGGGATAATCAACTTCATAGGCCTCTGCATGCAGCTGCATACTATCTTAATCCACAATTCCATTATGAACCTGAGTTTAGATCTGATGATCCTGAGGTGAAAGAAGGCTTGTATACATCCATGAGAAGATTGGTTAAGGATGCTGCTGAAAGAAGGATAATTAATGTGCAACTTGTTGAGTATCATTTTGGTAGAGGAGCCTTTGCAATGGATGACGCAAAGGAAAGTAGAAAAACAATACTTCCTGGAGAATGGTGGGAGATGTTTGGGTATAGAACTCCTGAGTTGAAGAGGTTTGCTATCCGAATTCTAAGCTTGACTTGTAGCTCTTCTGGATGTGAGCGAAATTGGAGCTCATTTGAAATG GTTCATACAAAGAGAAGAAACCATTTGCATCagaaaaagatgaatgatttgttGTATGTCATGTACAACTTGAAGTTGAGTAATAAGCAAATTAGAAAAACAGTTGCTCTTCCCTTTGATGATATTCAATCAGATGATGAATGGATAACTGAAGAGGGAGATAATATTGATGAGATTGATCAAGTTCAAGATGCAAATGTTCACTTAAATCCGGCAATAACAGTTCCAACTCTAGATGCATTTGATCTTGAAAATTTGACTTTGATGTCAATGtggatgaagatgaagatgaagatggagatgatgatggagatgatgatggagatgatggagGAGAGGATATCATTAGAGGATTGGACATGGAAATTTGaatttctaattatttaa